One window from the genome of Bradyrhizobium xenonodulans encodes:
- a CDS encoding ABC transporter permease, producing MSAPLTIDAPVATRPLPARTFWRRALRHRSFVLGGALSLVVLASALLSLVWTPYSPYEIDIASKLRPPSAAHWLGTDSFGRDIVSLLLAGARSTIMVGIIAVSIGLTFGVCLGLIASARRGWTEEIIMRFSDFTFAFPAVLSAIMLAAVVGPGMVTSIVAIGIFQIPTLTRLTRGSANAIWAREFVLAARASGKGKFRITVEHVLPNILSILIVQVTIQFALAILAEAALSYLGLGTQPPQPSWGRMLNDAQTLLFQSPMLAVYPGAAIAIAVLGLNLLGDGLRDLLDPRLARER from the coding sequence GTGAGCGCGCCCCTGACCATCGACGCGCCGGTCGCAACGCGGCCGCTGCCGGCCCGGACCTTCTGGCGCCGCGCGCTACGCCATCGCAGCTTCGTGCTCGGCGGTGCGCTGAGCCTTGTGGTGCTCGCTTCCGCGCTGCTGTCGCTGGTGTGGACGCCGTATTCGCCCTATGAGATCGACATCGCGTCAAAACTCCGGCCGCCCTCGGCGGCGCATTGGCTCGGCACCGATTCCTTCGGCCGCGACATCGTCTCGCTGCTGCTGGCCGGCGCGCGCTCCACCATCATGGTCGGCATCATCGCGGTGAGCATCGGTCTCACCTTCGGCGTCTGCCTCGGCCTGATCGCCTCGGCCAGGCGCGGCTGGACCGAAGAGATCATCATGCGCTTCTCCGACTTCACCTTCGCCTTTCCGGCGGTGCTCTCCGCCATCATGCTCGCCGCGGTGGTGGGTCCGGGCATGGTGACCTCGATCGTCGCGATCGGCATCTTCCAGATTCCGACGCTGACCCGGCTGACGCGCGGCTCGGCCAACGCGATCTGGGCGCGCGAATTCGTGCTGGCCGCGCGCGCCTCGGGCAAGGGCAAATTCCGCATCACCGTCGAGCACGTGCTGCCCAACATCCTGTCGATCCTGATCGTGCAGGTCACCATCCAGTTCGCGCTCGCGATCCTTGCCGAGGCCGCACTGTCCTATCTCGGTCTCGGCACGCAGCCGCCGCAGCCGTCCTGGGGACGGATGCTGAACGATGCTCAGACGCTGCTGTTTCAGTCGCCGATGCTTGCTGTGTATCCAGGCGCTGCGATCGCGATCGCCGTGCTCGGTCTCAATCTCCTTGGGGATGGATTGCGTGACCTGCTCGATCCCAGACTGGCGCGGGAGCGGTGA
- a CDS encoding ABC transporter ATP-binding protein, with protein sequence MGERSTMPLIEVENLGVRLNTSRGPALAVRGVSFALKRGETLGLVGESGCGKSVTALSLMGLLPDSAVVTGSIKLDGSELVGLADADYCRLRGNRISMIFQEPMTALNPMHTIGNQVAEPLRRHKKYSAAQARREAIALLDRVGLPDPARRIDAYPHQFSGGQRQRVTIAMALACEPDLLIADEPTTALDVTIQGQILDLIADLVEERGMSMILISHDLGVIAENVQRMMVMYGGTVVESGPTDEVFRRMGHPYTQGLFRARPKLGARKGTRLTTIAGTVPELADLPAGCTFSERCPLVIDQCRAALPPMVEVGAGHGVRCVRTDVSMAANVGALSA encoded by the coding sequence ATGGGCGAGCGCTCAACCATGCCGCTGATCGAGGTTGAAAATCTCGGTGTCCGTCTCAACACCAGCCGCGGCCCGGCACTGGCCGTGCGCGGCGTCAGCTTCGCCTTGAAGCGCGGCGAGACGCTCGGGCTCGTCGGCGAATCCGGCTGCGGCAAGTCGGTCACGGCGCTGTCGCTGATGGGCCTGTTGCCGGACAGCGCGGTCGTCACCGGCAGCATCAAGCTCGACGGCAGCGAGCTCGTCGGCCTTGCGGATGCGGACTATTGCCGCCTGCGCGGCAACCGCATCAGCATGATCTTCCAGGAGCCGATGACCGCGCTCAACCCGATGCACACGATCGGCAACCAGGTTGCCGAGCCGCTGCGGCGTCACAAGAAATATTCGGCGGCGCAGGCGCGGCGCGAAGCGATCGCTTTGCTCGACCGCGTTGGACTGCCCGATCCGGCCAGGCGCATCGACGCCTATCCGCACCAGTTCTCCGGCGGCCAGCGCCAGCGCGTCACCATCGCGATGGCGCTCGCCTGCGAGCCGGACCTGCTGATCGCGGACGAGCCGACCACCGCGCTCGACGTCACCATCCAGGGCCAGATCCTCGACCTGATCGCCGACCTCGTCGAGGAGCGCGGCATGTCGATGATCCTGATCTCGCACGATCTCGGCGTCATCGCCGAGAACGTGCAGCGCATGATGGTGATGTATGGCGGCACGGTCGTCGAGAGCGGGCCGACCGACGAGGTGTTCCGCCGCATGGGCCATCCCTACACGCAGGGCCTGTTCCGCGCCCGCCCGAAGCTCGGCGCGCGCAAGGGGACGCGGTTGACGACGATCGCCGGAACGGTGCCGGAGCTTGCTGACCTTCCGGCCGGCTGCACCTTCTCCGAACGATGTCCGCTCGTGATCGATCAGTGCCGCGCCGCCCTTCCGCCGATGGTCGAGGTCGGCGCCGGTCACGGCGTGCGCTGTGTGCGCACCGATGTCTCGATGGCCGCGAATGTCGGAGCGCTGTCCGCATGA
- a CDS encoding ABC transporter ATP-binding protein: MSTAPLLDVKDLEQRYTLPRESLFRPPGHVRALNGVSVQVAAGKSLGIVGESGSGKSTFARVVMALERPTSGQVALLGRDLNQISADELRRARRDFQMVFQDPYGSLDPRQTIARIVAEPLTVLDDADRTKFRERVSAVLRQVGLREADMDKYPHEFSGGQRQRIAIARALITQPKLIVADEPVSALDVSVQAQVLNLMQDLQEQFGLSYILISHDLAVVDYLCDEVAVMYLGRIVEQGRPEDLFEHCAHPYTRALLDAVPRARAGGVRRRRGAQAIASQSAAATGCPYVARCPLADQHCREVPPLLRKVGEGHLTACHKAEAVMALPQAAMEG; the protein is encoded by the coding sequence ATGAGTACAGCGCCGCTTCTCGATGTGAAGGATCTCGAGCAGCGTTACACGCTGCCGCGCGAAAGCCTGTTCCGTCCGCCGGGGCACGTGCGCGCACTCAACGGCGTCAGCGTGCAGGTTGCCGCCGGCAAGAGCCTTGGCATCGTCGGCGAGTCCGGTTCGGGCAAGTCGACCTTTGCACGGGTGGTGATGGCGCTGGAGCGGCCGACCTCGGGGCAGGTGGCACTGCTCGGGCGCGATCTCAACCAAATCTCGGCCGACGAACTGCGCCGCGCCCGCCGCGATTTCCAGATGGTGTTCCAGGACCCCTACGGATCACTCGATCCGCGTCAGACCATCGCCCGCATCGTCGCCGAGCCGCTCACCGTGCTTGACGATGCCGACCGCACCAAATTCCGCGAACGCGTCTCCGCGGTGCTGCGGCAGGTCGGCTTGCGCGAGGCGGACATGGACAAATACCCGCACGAGTTCTCCGGCGGCCAGCGCCAGCGCATCGCCATTGCGCGCGCGCTGATCACGCAGCCGAAGCTGATCGTCGCCGACGAGCCGGTCTCCGCGCTCGACGTCTCCGTGCAGGCGCAGGTGCTCAATTTGATGCAGGACCTCCAGGAGCAGTTCGGCCTCAGCTACATCCTGATCAGCCACGACCTTGCCGTGGTCGACTATCTCTGCGACGAGGTCGCGGTGATGTATCTCGGCCGGATCGTCGAGCAGGGCCGGCCTGAGGATCTGTTCGAGCACTGCGCCCATCCCTACACCCGGGCGCTGCTCGATGCCGTGCCGCGGGCGCGCGCCGGCGGCGTCCGGCGGCGGCGCGGGGCCCAGGCCATCGCCTCGCAATCGGCGGCCGCCACCGGCTGCCCCTATGTCGCGCGCTGTCCGCTCGCCGACCAGCATTGCCGCGAGGTTCCGCCCTTGCTACGCAAGGTGGGCGAGGGCCATCTTACCGCCTGTCACAAGGCGGAGGCGGTGATGGCGTTGCCGCAGGCGGCCATGGAAGGTTAG
- a CDS encoding ABC transporter substrate-binding protein, producing MFRKLSIVAFAAALAAAPLPVMAQSKKDSVVMGMTLEPPGLDPTNAAAAAIAEVTLYNIYETLTKINEDGSTSPLLAESWTASPDLNTYTFKLRKGVKFHNGEAFDSAAVKFSFERNAAATSTNKDKSLFQAFEKVEAPDADTVVITVKYSEPNLPFLMGQASASIVEPKSAATNVTQPVGTGPYQLGAWAKGSSLTLTKWADYRNAAAVKLSKVTIRFISDPAAQAAALLSNDVDAFPRIATRVVAQFKADPRFTVLIGGSRAKTIVAINERKKPLDDVRVRRAILAAIDRKALIDGAVEGFGTPIGSFYTPGSLGYVDTTGINPFDPEKAKKLLAEAGVTTPLELSLKLPPPPYARQGGEIVAAQLAKVGIVAKIENVEWAQWLSQVFAPNGPHNFDLTIVSHVEPFDLVKITESDYYLGYNNEAFNALYKQIVSTPEEAARAKLLGDAQRMLATDAVSAYLFQPQWPTVINKKLKGVWKEVPQFENDFSAWAWE from the coding sequence ATGTTCAGGAAACTATCGATCGTCGCATTTGCCGCCGCGCTCGCCGCAGCACCGCTGCCGGTCATGGCGCAGAGCAAGAAGGACAGCGTCGTCATGGGCATGACGCTGGAGCCGCCGGGCCTCGATCCCACCAATGCCGCCGCTGCCGCAATCGCCGAGGTCACGCTCTACAACATCTACGAGACCCTGACCAAGATCAACGAGGACGGCTCGACCTCGCCGCTGCTGGCGGAGAGCTGGACCGCATCGCCCGACCTGAACACCTATACCTTCAAGTTGCGCAAGGGCGTCAAATTCCACAATGGCGAGGCGTTCGATTCCGCGGCGGTGAAGTTCTCGTTCGAGCGCAACGCCGCGGCGACCAGCACCAACAAGGACAAGAGCCTGTTCCAGGCCTTCGAGAAGGTCGAGGCGCCCGACGCCGACACCGTCGTGATCACGGTGAAGTATTCCGAGCCGAACCTGCCGTTCCTGATGGGACAGGCGAGCGCCTCGATCGTCGAGCCGAAGAGCGCGGCGACGAATGTCACGCAACCGGTCGGGACCGGACCTTATCAGTTAGGAGCCTGGGCCAAGGGCTCCTCGCTCACCCTGACCAAATGGGCCGACTATCGCAACGCCGCCGCGGTCAAGCTGTCGAAGGTGACGATCCGCTTCATCTCCGATCCGGCCGCCCAGGCCGCGGCGCTGCTCTCGAATGATGTCGACGCATTTCCGCGCATCGCGACCCGCGTCGTTGCCCAGTTCAAGGCCGACCCGCGCTTCACGGTGCTGATCGGCGGTTCCAGGGCCAAGACCATCGTCGCGATCAATGAGCGGAAGAAGCCGCTCGACGACGTCCGCGTTCGCCGCGCCATCCTTGCTGCGATCGATCGCAAGGCATTGATCGACGGCGCCGTCGAGGGGTTCGGCACGCCGATCGGCAGCTTCTACACGCCCGGATCGCTCGGCTATGTCGACACGACAGGCATCAACCCCTTCGACCCCGAAAAGGCCAAGAAGCTTCTGGCTGAAGCCGGCGTCACCACCCCGCTCGAGCTGTCGCTGAAACTGCCGCCGCCGCCCTATGCGCGGCAGGGCGGCGAGATCGTCGCGGCCCAGCTCGCCAAAGTCGGTATCGTCGCCAAGATCGAGAACGTCGAGTGGGCGCAGTGGCTGTCGCAGGTGTTCGCGCCCAACGGTCCGCACAATTTCGACCTCACCATCGTCAGCCATGTCGAACCGTTCGATCTCGTCAAGATCACCGAGTCGGACTATTATCTTGGCTACAACAACGAGGCGTTCAACGCGCTCTACAAGCAGATCGTGTCGACGCCGGAAGAAGCCGCCCGTGCCAAACTTCTCGGCGACGCCCAGCGCATGCTGGCCACCGACGCCGTCTCCGCCTACCTGTTCCAGCCGCAATGGCCCACGGTCATCAACAAGAAGCTGAAGGGCGTCTGGAAGGAAGTCCCGCAGTTCGAGAACGACTTCTCGGCGTGGGCGTGGGAGTAG